Proteins encoded in a region of the Prochlorothrix hollandica PCC 9006 = CALU 1027 genome:
- a CDS encoding NAD(P)/FAD-dependent oxidoreductase: protein MVNVAVIGCGIVGAMVAYELSQRAGVAVTGFESQAPAQGATGAALGLCMGVISRKTKGRAWALRHHSLQRYATLLPELAQTLGRPIPHNRQGLLKLCFDAAEIPQWQRLAHLRHSQGYRLDLLTPHQLESYYPPLNRDGIQWAIASPQDWQIQPQALTQALVEGATAQGGRWLMPVTVAAVVPLASGKVRVEWGTGSDLFDRVVISAGLDSSPLIPASPPLLDPPLVLEPVLGQGARLRLPLQGTPLPQPVMTGHDIHLVPLGAGEYGLGATVEFAPGREPGGGWIADGAQWDELWRRAIDLWPLLAEAEVLETWAGARPRPVGRSAPVIEGLRGGAIVVATGHYRNGVLLAPATAARAIDLLALPPLGDRI from the coding sequence ATGGTTAATGTGGCCGTGATCGGCTGTGGCATTGTGGGGGCTATGGTGGCCTATGAACTGAGCCAGAGAGCAGGTGTGGCCGTGACGGGATTTGAGTCCCAGGCTCCGGCCCAGGGAGCGACCGGTGCGGCCCTCGGCCTGTGTATGGGGGTCATCAGCCGCAAAACCAAAGGGCGGGCTTGGGCACTGCGCCACCACAGCCTCCAGCGCTATGCCACCCTGCTGCCAGAATTGGCCCAGACCCTGGGGCGACCCATTCCCCACAATCGCCAGGGTCTGCTGAAGCTGTGCTTTGATGCCGCTGAGATTCCCCAGTGGCAGCGGTTGGCCCACCTCCGCCACAGTCAGGGTTACCGCCTTGATCTCCTGACCCCTCACCAGTTGGAATCCTATTACCCCCCCCTGAACCGAGACGGGATCCAGTGGGCGATCGCATCCCCCCAGGACTGGCAAATTCAGCCCCAAGCCCTGACCCAAGCCCTGGTGGAAGGGGCAACAGCCCAGGGGGGTCGTTGGTTGATGCCGGTGACGGTGGCGGCGGTGGTGCCCTTGGCATCGGGGAAAGTGCGGGTGGAATGGGGAACGGGTTCAGATCTGTTCGATCGGGTCGTCATCAGCGCTGGCCTGGATTCTAGTCCCTTGATCCCCGCGTCCCCGCCGCTGCTGGATCCCCCCCTGGTCCTGGAGCCGGTGTTGGGGCAAGGGGCCAGGTTACGGTTGCCCCTCCAGGGGACACCGCTGCCCCAGCCAGTGATGACAGGCCATGATATCCATTTGGTGCCATTGGGGGCGGGGGAGTATGGGTTGGGGGCGACGGTGGAGTTTGCCCCTGGTCGGGAGCCAGGGGGCGGCTGGATCGCCGATGGGGCGCAGTGGGATGAGCTGTGGCGGCGGGCGATCGATCTCTGGCCCCTGCTGGCAGAGGCGGAGGTGCTGGAAACCTGGGCGGGGGCACGACCGCGACCGGTGGGGCGATCGGCTCCGGTGATTGAGGGGCTACGGGGGGGGGCGATCGTGGTGGCGACGGGTCACTATCGCAATGGGGTGTTGCTGGCTCCGGCGACGGCGGCGCGGGCGATCGATCTGCTGGCATTGCCACCTCTGGGAGACCGGATCTAA
- the rpmB gene encoding 50S ribosomal protein L28, with product MSRRCQLTGKAANNAYAVSHSHRRTKRLQQANLQSKRLWWAEGNRWVRLRISTKAIKTLQKKGLDQFAKEMGVDLNNF from the coding sequence ATGTCCCGTCGTTGCCAACTCACCGGCAAAGCTGCCAATAACGCTTATGCCGTTTCCCACTCCCACCGTCGCACCAAGCGGCTCCAACAAGCCAACCTTCAATCCAAGCGCCTTTGGTGGGCTGAAGGTAACCGCTGGGTTAGACTGCGCATTTCCACCAAAGCCATTAAGACCTTACAAAAGAAGGGTCTAGATCAATTTGCCAAGGAAATGGGCGTTGATCTCAACAACTTCTAG
- the gloB gene encoding hydroxyacylglutathione hydrolase, whose amino-acid sequence MQIYRLPALRDNYIFLLYDPQSRRAAVVDPAEPQPVLAQLQALGATLTAIFNTHHHGDHVGANADLLAEFPGAVVYGGAGDRGRIPGQQQYLEGGDRVAFGEHTAQILFVPGHTRAHIAYYFPPLGASAATLDLGDRLPSSQNPRPLGTVGDLFCGDTLFAGGCGRLFEGTPAQMLQSLAQFRHLPPQTRIWCAHEYTLSNLRFALQVDGQNRDLQQRWHQVQQARAQGLATVPSVLALEQETNPFLRWDQPALQAAMASGDPVETFTRLRQQKDVF is encoded by the coding sequence GTGCAGATTTATCGTCTGCCCGCTCTCCGGGATAACTATATTTTTCTCCTGTACGATCCCCAGAGCCGCCGTGCTGCGGTGGTGGATCCGGCGGAACCCCAACCGGTGCTGGCTCAGTTGCAGGCGTTGGGGGCTACTTTAACGGCCATTTTCAACACCCACCACCATGGGGATCATGTGGGGGCTAATGCCGATCTGTTGGCGGAATTTCCGGGGGCTGTGGTCTATGGGGGCGCGGGCGATCGGGGTCGTATTCCAGGACAGCAACAGTATTTAGAAGGGGGCGATCGGGTTGCATTTGGGGAACACACCGCCCAGATTTTGTTTGTCCCTGGCCATACCCGCGCCCACATCGCCTATTATTTCCCCCCCCTGGGAGCCAGCGCCGCCACCCTAGACCTGGGGGACAGGCTGCCCAGTAGCCAGAACCCCCGGCCCTTGGGCACTGTGGGGGATCTGTTCTGTGGGGACACCCTGTTTGCGGGGGGCTGTGGGCGGCTGTTTGAGGGAACTCCCGCCCAGATGCTACAGTCCCTGGCCCAATTTCGCCACCTGCCCCCCCAGACCCGCATCTGGTGCGCCCATGAGTACACCCTCAGCAATCTGCGGTTTGCCCTCCAGGTGGATGGCCAGAACCGGGATTTACAACAACGGTGGCACCAAGTACAACAGGCCAGGGCGCAGGGGCTTGCTACGGTACCGTCGGTGCTGGCCTTGGAGCAAGAAACCAATCCCTTCCTGCGCTGGGATCAACCCGCCCTCCAGGCCGCCATGGCTAGTGGGGATCCGGTGGAAACCTTTACCCGGCTGCGACAGCAGAAAGATGTTTTTTAA
- the tsf gene encoding translation elongation factor Ts, with the protein MADISAKLVKELRDKTGAGMMDCKKALKENEGDLEKSADWLRQKGIASAAKKSGRTAAEGLVDSYIHTGGRVGVLIEVNCETDFVARRDEFKELVRNIAMQVAACPNVEYIQSTDIPADIVEREKTVEMGRDDLANKPEAMREQIVQGRIDKRLKELTLLDQAFIRDQSITVEELVKQSISQLGENIKVRRFQRFVLGEGIEKEEVDFAAEVAAQTGGHV; encoded by the coding sequence ATGGCTGATATTAGTGCAAAACTCGTTAAAGAACTGCGCGACAAAACAGGCGCAGGGATGATGGACTGCAAAAAAGCCCTTAAGGAAAATGAGGGCGACTTGGAAAAGTCTGCCGACTGGCTGCGCCAAAAGGGTATCGCCTCCGCCGCCAAAAAAAGTGGCCGCACCGCTGCTGAAGGCTTAGTCGATAGCTATATTCACACCGGCGGACGGGTTGGTGTGCTCATTGAAGTCAACTGCGAAACCGACTTTGTGGCACGGCGCGATGAGTTTAAAGAGCTAGTCCGCAACATTGCCATGCAGGTGGCCGCTTGTCCCAATGTGGAATATATCCAATCCACTGATATTCCCGCAGACATTGTAGAGCGGGAAAAAACCGTGGAAATGGGCCGCGATGACTTGGCCAACAAGCCTGAAGCCATGCGGGAACAAATTGTCCAGGGCCGCATTGACAAGCGACTCAAGGAACTAACCTTGCTGGATCAGGCATTCATCCGCGACCAAAGCATCACCGTGGAAGAACTGGTAAAACAGTCCATTTCTCAGTTGGGTGAAAATATTAAAGTACGGCGTTTTCAGCGCTTTGTGCTGGGTGAAGGCATCGAGAAGGAAGAGGTGGACTTTGCCGCTGAAGTAGCTGCCCAAACCGGTGGCCATGTCTAA